From a region of the Panicum virgatum strain AP13 chromosome 2K, P.virgatum_v5, whole genome shotgun sequence genome:
- the LOC120683719 gene encoding uncharacterized protein LOC120683719, translated as MAEIVGTAVATEAVSRISSILSGDKASHEIAEGRAERLEMAVLKIRSVVAVSEDLHISHPPLLQWKAKLKRVAEEGDGLLHAQYKKQALGCDRVSDDPAAAAGTSISRYLIQAARRLAPFRRKEAELDDVTLRRFERFADGADSFFRLVESGGRPKGSMFLPSLTWSLLAGESMEFSIRRGSGGGDDLVMLWPWPDTGVEDDGLVACLAVSREDEAMWEKNLKMCVVFRLSEASDILAIAVGCLELLPPQFDAAGVALRRLLTETIGQRGDSSSLSERSRWCRRHIQSHSRNDREPSSTGDEHRGTGIGTLRPHQVLQLTAACYASPSIAGSLSCPVKAGVPLKLVYRVSPYFLPEKHSNQFELVEQDDARKLLPTVTDGFYDGRGQPAVTCGRQIWCPQSSMYCKVAPEISKPLTMAQASLMESSGAPSRRRSRGGARI; from the exons ATGGCGGAGATAGTAGGAACGGCGGTGGCAACCGAGGCGGTGAGCAGAATATCATCGATCCTCTCCGGCGACAAAGCCAGCCACGAGAT CGCCGAGGGCAGGGCCGAGAGGCTCGAGATGGCGGTGCTCAAGATCCGCAGCGTCGTCGCCGTCTCGGAGGACCTCCACATCTCCcacccgccgctgctgcagtgGAAGGCGAAGCTCAAGCGCGTCGCCGAGGAAGGCGACGGCCTGCTGCACGCGCAGTACAAGAAGCAAGCGTTGGGGTGCGATCGCGTCAGCGAtgatccagcagcagcagcaggtacCTCGATCTCCCGGTACTTGATCCAAGCGGCCAGACGTCTCGCTCCGTTTCgccgcaaggaggccgagctggaCGACGTCACGCTGCGGAGATTCGAGAGGTTCGCCGACGGCGCGGACAGCTTCTTCAGGCTGGTCGAGTCCGGCGGCCGCCCCAAGGGGTCCATGTTCTTGCCGTCGCTGACCTGGTCCTTGCTCGCCGGCGAGTCGATGGAGTTCTCGATCCGaagggggagcggcggcggcgacgacctcGTCATGCTGTGGCCGTGGCCGGATACGGGTGTCGAGGATGACGGGCTGGTGGCGTGCCTCGCCGTGTCACGCGAGGACGAGGCTATGTGGGAGAAGAACCTGAAGATGTGCGTCGTGTTCCGGCTGTCGGAAGCATCGGACATTCTGGCCATCGCCGTGGGCTGCTTGGAGCTCCTGCCGCCCCAATTCGACGCTGCAGGAGTAGCCCTCCGGAGGCTGTTAACTGAAACAATTGGGCAAAGAGGTGACAGCTCCAGCCTTTCGGAAAGATCGAGATGGTGCCGTCGACACATTCAGAGTCACAGCCGTAATGATCGTGAGCCATCATCTACGGGTGATGAGCACAGAGGCACTGGAATTGGAACATTACGACCCCATCAGGTGCTTCAGCTTACTGCTGCTTGTTATGCCTCACCATCCATTGCTGGATCACTGTCGTGTCCTGTGAAGGCTGGCGTTCCTCTTAAGCTGGTGTACCGTGTGTCTCCCTACTTCTTGCCTGAGAAGCATTCGAACCAATTCGAGCTGGTTGAGCAAGATGATGCCAGGAAGCTGCTGCCCACAGTTACAGATGGTTTCTATGATGGTCGAGGACAACCGGCGGTGACCTGCGGAAGGCAGATCTGGTGCCCACAAAGCTCGATGTATTGCAAGGTTGCTCCAGAGATTTCAAAGCCGTTGACGATGGCGCAGGCGTCCCTGATGGAAAGTTCTGGTGCCCCTAGCAGGAGGAgaagcaggggcggagccaggatttga
- the LOC120683730 gene encoding solute carrier family 35 member F1-like: MAPPPRWLRREVFVGLALGQFVSLLITSTGFSSSELARRGVNAPTSQSLLNYILLALVFGGTLIYKRRHLTIKWYYYLLFGIIDVEANYIVVKAYQYTSLTSVMLLDCWSIPCVIVLTWIFLKTKYGLRKFIGVGVCVAGLVLVVFSDAHASDRAKGPNPLKGDLLVIGGSMLYAISNVTEEYFVKKSNRAEVMAMLGVFGAIISGIQISILERQELRSTHWNAGAILPFIGFAVAMFLFYSTVPIILKICGATMLNLSLLTSDMWAVLIRIFAYHEKVDWMYFVAFAGTAIGLVIYSYKGSKQIAEETAQVTGAGDEEAATVNRTAQVPGVGDDRPSSNKEFAAAATAST; the protein is encoded by the exons atggcgccgccgccgaggtggCTGCGGCGGGAGGTGTTCGTGGGGCTCGCGCTGGGCCAATTCGTCTCCCTGCTCATCACCTCCACCGGCTTTTCCTCGTCCGAGCTCGCCCGCCGAG gtGTCAATGCACCTACTTCACAGTCACTGCTGAATTACATCCTTCTTGCACTTGTTTTTGGTGGGACACTGATATACAAAAGGCGACATTTGACG ATTAAGTGGTACTACTACTTGCTGTTTGGCATCATCGATGTGGAGGCCAACTACATCG TTGTGAAGGCTTATCAGTACACATCCTTGACAAGTGTGATGCTCCTGGATTGCTGGTCAATTCCATGTGTCATTGTGCTCACTTGGATCTTCTTGAAGACAAAGTATGGGTTAAGGAAGTTCATCGGCGTTGGAGTTTGTGTGGCAGGCCTTGTACTGGTAGTGTTTTCTGATGCGCATGCCTCTGACCGAGCAA AAGGACCCAACCCCTTGAAAGGTGATTTGCTTGTTATTGGAGGATCCATGCTTTATGCCATCAGTAATGTGACTGAG GAGTATTTTGTCAAGAAAAGCAACAGAGCCGAGGTGATGGCAATGCTTGGTGTTTTTGGAGCAATTATAAGTGGTATACAGAT AAGCATACTTGAACGACAAGAGCTCAGGTCGACCCACTGGAATGCTGGTGCG ATTCTTCCCTTCATAGGATTCGCAGTGGCAATGTTCTTGTTCTACTCAACAGTACCGATTATACTCAAG ATATGTGGTGCAACCATGCTAAATCTCTCACTACTAACCTCCGACATGTGGGCTGTTTTAATCCGTATCTTTGCTTACCATGAGAAG GTTGACTGGATGTACTTCGTAGCTTTTGCCGGCACAGCAATTGGCCTTGTCATCTACTCATACAA GGGCTCAAAGCAGATTGCTGAAGAGACTGCACAGGTTACAGGGGCCGGGGACGAGGAGGCTGCAACGGTAAACCGCACAGCACAAGTTCCTGGTGTCGGAGACGACAGGCCATCGTCCAACAAGGAGTTTGCAGCAGCTGCTACTGCCTCAACGTAG
- the LOC120683770 gene encoding PTI1-like tyrosine-protein kinase 3: MRRWFCCTQFHASYREHENELPISPDEKEGNGFAANSNPIKAPPPIEVPELSFEELKEKTDNFGSKALIGEGSYGRVYYAILDSEKHVAVKKLDASTDPELDNEFLTQVSIASKLKHDNFVEMLGYCVEGNQRLVAYEFATMGSLHDILHGRKGVPGAQPGPALDWMQRVKIAIDAAKGLEYLHEKVQPSIVHRDIRSSNVLLFEDYKAKIADFNLSNQSPDMAARLHSTRVLGTFGYHAPEYAMTGQLTQKSDVYSFGVVLLELLTGRKPVDHTMPRGQQSLVTWATPRLTEDTVKQCVDPRLKGEYPPKGVAKLAAVAALCVQYESEFRPSMSIVVKALSPLLQHKPQPPPAAALDAKAPSRA; the protein is encoded by the exons ATGCGCCGGTGGTTTTGCTGCACGCAGTTTCATGCATCATACCGTGAACATGAAAATGAACTCCCCATCAGTCCAGATGAGAAAGAAG GAAATGGTTTTGCTGCCAATAGCAATCCTATCAAAGCACCACCTCCTATTGAAGTCCCTGAATTATCATTTGAAGAACTGAAAGAAAAGACCGACAATTTTGGATCAAAGGCTTTGATTGGCGAGGGATCATATGGAAGAGTGTATTACGCTATTCTGGACAGCGAAAAACATGTTGCTGTTAAAAAGCTTGATGCTTCAACAGACCCTGAACTTGACAATGAGTTTCTGACACAG GTATCCATTGCCTCAAAGCTAAAACATGATAATTTTGTGGAAATGCTTGGATATTGTGTGGAAGGAAATCAGCGTTTAGTGGCCTATGAATTTGCTACAATGGGTTCTCTACATGATATTTTGCATG GAAGAAAGGGCGTACCAGGTGCACAGCCTGGCCCAGCACTTGACTGGATGCAGCGGGTTAAGATTGCTATAGATGCTGCTAAAGGGCTAGAGTATCTTCATGAAAAGGTGCAGCCTTCGATAGTCCACCGGGATATACGGTCTAGCAATGTTCTTCTGTTTGAGGACTACAAAGCAAAAATTGCAGATTTCAACCTTTCAAATCAGTCTCCAGATATGGCTGCTCGTTTGCATTCTACTCGTGTCCTTGGAACCTTCGGCTACCATGCTCCCGA GTATGCCATGACAGGCCAGCTAACTCAGAAAAGTGATGTGTATAGCTTTGGAGTTGTGCTTTTAGAGCTTCTAACAGGAAGGAAACCAGTAGATCATACAATGCCTAGAGGTCAGCAGAGTCTGGTTACATGG gcaacacctcgATTGACTGAGGATACAGTGAAACAATGTGTAGATCCAAGATTGAAGGGAGAGTATCCTCCAAAGGGTGTTGCCAAG CTTGCAGCGGTGGCGGCACTCTGTGTGCAATACGAATCTGAATTTAGACCCAGCATGAGCATCGTAGTCAAGGCACTCTCTCCCCTTCTCCAACATAAGCCGCAACCACCACCAGCTGCAGCTCTTGATGCAAAAGCACCTTCACGTGCCTGA